A window of Gasterosteus aculeatus chromosome 9, fGasAcu3.hap1.1, whole genome shotgun sequence contains these coding sequences:
- the card14 gene encoding caspase recruitment domain-containing protein 14 isoform X1 — protein sequence MAGVECVPESHDLGQMGDEELWELINDNRHRISLGVRPCILIPYLRQARVLTEMDEDEILSCHNLTNRSMRTSHMLDLLRTQGKNGAVALVESLMIHYPALYTQVTGRKPSTEPSRFSGLIKYSELTEYLVRAVTGMQKELQAARDEASKKSARCASLQSEIQQMKELSERSRCLQSENQHMRRLLGSLQHDITRLKDEKCDLYMRYTGAVEEKSSVNLRLHDLNLQLYQLQTELQKAQADSEFQKRQSLRCAETPQLQDKARKLQFQLVKEEKLDPARRDILAQDLAEAIDSQVELAEQLRCYREENEQLVGEKRVLLEQKECLSLQVQQLTLDCNMHQKKITVIQNQMKELQAERDQAYLSRDEAQTMIARILAEKDTLRSQLVELQEQVCSMQAQRCPSKHLRRRSDSTTEWDWESLRSSFENGPTSPPRISNRRRLCRMDAVNPHSISSFTSECEDAGSVRSRNVEPPCPESLRRREEALYADSPEAVQSEFLLEDFVFIPTEIEDGNKSRFSSCKASCSDGGIFPSFPHSSRSLCRTSVPPFLMRSRQKAIRVNGRVLSISLQGEALLQQLAVVGGNKTGVFVHQVTEGTAAHTVGIGPGAQIVEVKYEQNQKALRMVLEDSTLEEAMWALGQVTGLCHLSLRPRQDDYEALLQQLRSNETSSGDSFYVRVNLSLPAGPNWTLAVSCNDILHVTNTRPAGTKDSWYASQVHPCQLLDLQSGSLPNYYRAQRLLIRAIEDMTFQTKSSQKAARFGAGNKQKVVRIVGTGRQGRKPLWVSVEGENSVQSPESGDTSAPRSCLTLMPYSLVTPHFPPVCRPVLLLPTILGHILSKKMADWQGFRLCEPEVLSSSEHAARLQRSEILEDCDEGRSCCYTLQSVEKVMKTGTHCVLPLGLDCVRRLHRANIFPIIIFIGQSARSAKKLKSKLQRHSQSEEQLLACSRSEEPLLDKLPCLYHSVAQDSWCDQNSLLTHLRTIIWEEQKKIVWAEPDLW from the exons GCCACATGCTGGATCTGCTGAGGACCCAGGGGAAGAATGGGGCCGTGGCCCTGGTGGAGAGCCTGATGATCCACTACCCGGCCCTGTACACCCAGGTCACGGGGCGCAAACCCAGCACCGAGCCGTCCAGATTCAGTG gcctgATAAAGTACTCGGAGCTGACGGAGTATCTGGTCAGAGCAGTAACGGGGATGCAGAAAGAGCTCCAGGCGGCGCGTGACGAAGCCAGCAAAAAGAGCGCCCGCTGCGCCTCTCTGCAGTCCGAGATTCAGCAGATGAAGGAGCTGTCGGAGAGGTCCAGATGTCTTCAGTCTGAAAATCAACACATGCGGAGACTCTTGGGTTCTTTGCAACATGACATCACGAGGCTGAAGGATGAAAAGTGTGACCTGTACATGCGCTACACAGGAGCCGTCGAGGAGAAATCCTCTGTGAACCTGCGGCTCCATGACCTCAACCTGCAG CTGTACCAGCTGCAGACCGAGCTGCAGAAGGCTCAGGCGGACAGCGAGTTCCAGAAGCGGCAATCTCTCAGGTGCGCTGAGACGCCGCAACTGCAAGACAAGGCCAGGAAACTGCAATTCCAGCTGGTGAAGGAGGAAAAACTGGACCCG GCTCGACGGGACATCTTGGCACAGGACCTGGCCGAGGCCATTGACAGCCAGGTGGAGCTTGCAGAGCAGCTCAGGTGTTACAGAGAGGAGAACGAACAGCTGGTGGGAGAGAAGCGAGTG CTCTTGGAGCAAAAAGAGTGCCTGAGCCTCCAGGTGCAGCAGCTGACCCTGGACTGTAACATGCACCAGAAGAAGATCACTGTGATCCAGAACCAGATGAAAGagctgcaggcagagagagaccaA GCGTACCTGTCCAGAGACGAGGCCCAGACCATGATTGCCCGTATCCTGGCTGAGAAGGACACCCTGCGCTCTCAGCTGGTCGAGCTCCAGGAGCAGGTCTGCAGCATGCAGGCCCAACGCTGCCCCAGCAAACATCTACGGAGGAGGTCAGATTCG ACTACGGAGTGGGACTGGGAGAGCCTGAGATCCAGCTTTGAAAATGGCCCAACGTCTCCACCCAGGATCTCCAACCGACGAAGACTTTGTCGCATGGATGCAGTCAATCCCCATTCCATCAGTTCCTTCActtcagag tgtgaagaTGCAGGTAGTGTCCGATCCCGAAACGTGGAGCCCCCCTGTCCAGAGTCTCTCCGCAGAAGGGAGGAGGCTTTGTatgcagacag CCCGGAAGCAGTGCAGAGTGAATTTCTATTGGAAGACTTTGTGTTTATCCCCACAG AAATTGAAGACGGGAACAAGTCCAGATTTTCCTCTTGTAAGGCCTCCTGCAGTGATGG AGGaatctttccttcctttcctcattCCTCTCGCAGCCTGTGCAGAACCTCGGTGCCTCCCTTCCTGATGCGCTCGCGTCAGAAAGCGATCCGGGTCAACGGCCGCGTCCTGAGCATCTCGCTCCAGGGGGAGGCGCTGCTCCAACAGCTGGCAGTGGTGGGAGGCAACAAGACAGGAGTGTTTGTGCACCAGGTGACCGAAGGCACCGCTGCCCACACCGTCGGCATTGGCCCCGGGGCGCAAATAGTGGAG GTGAAGTACGAGCAGAACCAGAAGGCTCTGAGAATGGTGCTGGAGGATTCCACTTTGGAGGAGGCCATGTGGGCTCTTGGCCAGGTCACGGGCCTCTGTCACCTCTCCCTCCGGCCGCGGCAAGATG ACTACGaggcgctgctgcagcagctgcggAGCAACGAGACGTCCTCTGGAGACTCCTTCTACGTACGGGTCAACTTGTCTCTCCCTGCTGGGCCCAACTGGACCCTGGCTGTGTCCTGCAACGACATCCTTCATGTGACCAACACGCGACCCGCTGGCACCAAGGACTCCTGGTACGCCAGCCAGGTTCACCCCTGTCAGCTACTGGACCTCCAGAGCGGCAGCTTACCCAACTATTACAG GGCACAGCGACTTCTGATTAGAGCCATTGAAGACATGACTTTTCAAACAAAGAGCTCTCAAAAG GCTGCGCGTTTCGGGGCGGGGAATAAGCAGAAGGTTGTGAGGATTGTCGGCACCGGGCGCCAGGGCAGGAAGCCACTTTGGGTCAGTGTGGAGGGAGAAAACAGCGTGCAGAGTCCAGAATCAG GTGATACTTCTGCACCCAGGAGTTGTCTGACCCTCATGCCCTACAGCCTGGTCACGCCACACTTCCCACCCGTCTGCAGGCCGGTCCTGCTGCTGCCCACCATCCTGGGACACATCCTGAGCAAGAAGATGGCAGACTGGCAGGGCTTCCGGCTCTGTGAGCCTG AGGTGCTGAGCTCCAGCGAGCATGCAGCCCGGCTGCAGAGGTCCGAGATCCTGGAGGACTGCGATGAGGGACGAAGCTGCTGCTACACCCTGCAGAGTGTCGAGAAAGTCATGAAGACG gggaCTCACTGTGTGCTGCCGTTGGGGCTGGACTGTGTGCGTCGGCTGCACCGCGCCAATATCTTccccatcatcatcttcatcggcCAGTCGGCACGTAGTGCAAAGAAACTGAA GTCCAAGCTGCAGCGTCACAGCCAGTcggaggagcagctgttggcGTGTTCGAGGAGCGAGGAGCCGCTGCTGGACAAGCTGCCCTGCCTGTATCACAGCGTGGCGCAGGACTCCTGGTGTGACCAGAACTCGCTGCTGACCCACCTGCGCACCATCATTtgggaggagcagaagaagatcGTCTGGGCGGAGCCTGACCTGTGGTAA
- the card14 gene encoding caspase recruitment domain-containing protein 14 isoform X2 has product MAGVECVPESHDLGQMGDEELWELINDNRHRISLGVRPCILIPYLRQARVLTEMDEDEILSCHNLTNRSMRTSHMLDLLRTQGKNGAVALVESLMIHYPALYTQVTGRKPSTEPSRFSGLIKYSELTEYLVRAVTGMQKELQAARDEASKKSARCASLQSEIQQMKELSERSRCLQSENQHMRRLLGSLQHDITRLKDEKCDLYMRYTGAVEEKSSVNLRLHDLNLQLYQLQTELQKAQADSEFQKRQSLRCAETPQLQDKARKLQFQLVKEEKLDPARRDILAQDLAEAIDSQVELAEQLRCYREENEQLVGEKRVLLEQKECLSLQVQQLTLDCNMHQKKITVIQNQMKELQAERDQAYLSRDEAQTMIARILAEKDTLRSQLVELQEQVCSMQAQRCPSKHLRRRSDSTTEWDWESLRSSFENGPTSPPRISNRRRLCRMDAVNPHSISSFTSECEDAGSVRSRNVEPPCPESLRRREEALYADSPEAVQSEFLLEDFVFIPTEIEDGNKSRFSSCKASCSDGLCRTSVPPFLMRSRQKAIRVNGRVLSISLQGEALLQQLAVVGGNKTGVFVHQVTEGTAAHTVGIGPGAQIVEVKYEQNQKALRMVLEDSTLEEAMWALGQVTGLCHLSLRPRQDDYEALLQQLRSNETSSGDSFYVRVNLSLPAGPNWTLAVSCNDILHVTNTRPAGTKDSWYASQVHPCQLLDLQSGSLPNYYRAQRLLIRAIEDMTFQTKSSQKAARFGAGNKQKVVRIVGTGRQGRKPLWVSVEGENSVQSPESGDTSAPRSCLTLMPYSLVTPHFPPVCRPVLLLPTILGHILSKKMADWQGFRLCEPEVLSSSEHAARLQRSEILEDCDEGRSCCYTLQSVEKVMKTGTHCVLPLGLDCVRRLHRANIFPIIIFIGQSARSAKKLKSKLQRHSQSEEQLLACSRSEEPLLDKLPCLYHSVAQDSWCDQNSLLTHLRTIIWEEQKKIVWAEPDLW; this is encoded by the exons GCCACATGCTGGATCTGCTGAGGACCCAGGGGAAGAATGGGGCCGTGGCCCTGGTGGAGAGCCTGATGATCCACTACCCGGCCCTGTACACCCAGGTCACGGGGCGCAAACCCAGCACCGAGCCGTCCAGATTCAGTG gcctgATAAAGTACTCGGAGCTGACGGAGTATCTGGTCAGAGCAGTAACGGGGATGCAGAAAGAGCTCCAGGCGGCGCGTGACGAAGCCAGCAAAAAGAGCGCCCGCTGCGCCTCTCTGCAGTCCGAGATTCAGCAGATGAAGGAGCTGTCGGAGAGGTCCAGATGTCTTCAGTCTGAAAATCAACACATGCGGAGACTCTTGGGTTCTTTGCAACATGACATCACGAGGCTGAAGGATGAAAAGTGTGACCTGTACATGCGCTACACAGGAGCCGTCGAGGAGAAATCCTCTGTGAACCTGCGGCTCCATGACCTCAACCTGCAG CTGTACCAGCTGCAGACCGAGCTGCAGAAGGCTCAGGCGGACAGCGAGTTCCAGAAGCGGCAATCTCTCAGGTGCGCTGAGACGCCGCAACTGCAAGACAAGGCCAGGAAACTGCAATTCCAGCTGGTGAAGGAGGAAAAACTGGACCCG GCTCGACGGGACATCTTGGCACAGGACCTGGCCGAGGCCATTGACAGCCAGGTGGAGCTTGCAGAGCAGCTCAGGTGTTACAGAGAGGAGAACGAACAGCTGGTGGGAGAGAAGCGAGTG CTCTTGGAGCAAAAAGAGTGCCTGAGCCTCCAGGTGCAGCAGCTGACCCTGGACTGTAACATGCACCAGAAGAAGATCACTGTGATCCAGAACCAGATGAAAGagctgcaggcagagagagaccaA GCGTACCTGTCCAGAGACGAGGCCCAGACCATGATTGCCCGTATCCTGGCTGAGAAGGACACCCTGCGCTCTCAGCTGGTCGAGCTCCAGGAGCAGGTCTGCAGCATGCAGGCCCAACGCTGCCCCAGCAAACATCTACGGAGGAGGTCAGATTCG ACTACGGAGTGGGACTGGGAGAGCCTGAGATCCAGCTTTGAAAATGGCCCAACGTCTCCACCCAGGATCTCCAACCGACGAAGACTTTGTCGCATGGATGCAGTCAATCCCCATTCCATCAGTTCCTTCActtcagag tgtgaagaTGCAGGTAGTGTCCGATCCCGAAACGTGGAGCCCCCCTGTCCAGAGTCTCTCCGCAGAAGGGAGGAGGCTTTGTatgcagacag CCCGGAAGCAGTGCAGAGTGAATTTCTATTGGAAGACTTTGTGTTTATCCCCACAG AAATTGAAGACGGGAACAAGTCCAGATTTTCCTCTTGTAAGGCCTCCTGCAGTGATGG CCTGTGCAGAACCTCGGTGCCTCCCTTCCTGATGCGCTCGCGTCAGAAAGCGATCCGGGTCAACGGCCGCGTCCTGAGCATCTCGCTCCAGGGGGAGGCGCTGCTCCAACAGCTGGCAGTGGTGGGAGGCAACAAGACAGGAGTGTTTGTGCACCAGGTGACCGAAGGCACCGCTGCCCACACCGTCGGCATTGGCCCCGGGGCGCAAATAGTGGAG GTGAAGTACGAGCAGAACCAGAAGGCTCTGAGAATGGTGCTGGAGGATTCCACTTTGGAGGAGGCCATGTGGGCTCTTGGCCAGGTCACGGGCCTCTGTCACCTCTCCCTCCGGCCGCGGCAAGATG ACTACGaggcgctgctgcagcagctgcggAGCAACGAGACGTCCTCTGGAGACTCCTTCTACGTACGGGTCAACTTGTCTCTCCCTGCTGGGCCCAACTGGACCCTGGCTGTGTCCTGCAACGACATCCTTCATGTGACCAACACGCGACCCGCTGGCACCAAGGACTCCTGGTACGCCAGCCAGGTTCACCCCTGTCAGCTACTGGACCTCCAGAGCGGCAGCTTACCCAACTATTACAG GGCACAGCGACTTCTGATTAGAGCCATTGAAGACATGACTTTTCAAACAAAGAGCTCTCAAAAG GCTGCGCGTTTCGGGGCGGGGAATAAGCAGAAGGTTGTGAGGATTGTCGGCACCGGGCGCCAGGGCAGGAAGCCACTTTGGGTCAGTGTGGAGGGAGAAAACAGCGTGCAGAGTCCAGAATCAG GTGATACTTCTGCACCCAGGAGTTGTCTGACCCTCATGCCCTACAGCCTGGTCACGCCACACTTCCCACCCGTCTGCAGGCCGGTCCTGCTGCTGCCCACCATCCTGGGACACATCCTGAGCAAGAAGATGGCAGACTGGCAGGGCTTCCGGCTCTGTGAGCCTG AGGTGCTGAGCTCCAGCGAGCATGCAGCCCGGCTGCAGAGGTCCGAGATCCTGGAGGACTGCGATGAGGGACGAAGCTGCTGCTACACCCTGCAGAGTGTCGAGAAAGTCATGAAGACG gggaCTCACTGTGTGCTGCCGTTGGGGCTGGACTGTGTGCGTCGGCTGCACCGCGCCAATATCTTccccatcatcatcttcatcggcCAGTCGGCACGTAGTGCAAAGAAACTGAA GTCCAAGCTGCAGCGTCACAGCCAGTcggaggagcagctgttggcGTGTTCGAGGAGCGAGGAGCCGCTGCTGGACAAGCTGCCCTGCCTGTATCACAGCGTGGCGCAGGACTCCTGGTGTGACCAGAACTCGCTGCTGACCCACCTGCGCACCATCATTtgggaggagcagaagaagatcGTCTGGGCGGAGCCTGACCTGTGGTAA